In Chlorogloeopsis sp. ULAP01, the following are encoded in one genomic region:
- the cas10d gene encoding type I-D CRISPR-associated protein Cas10d/Csc3, which yields MTNDDDNWLSGDFGFDSDSDRTIETQGQLLTLRLLREAIQAQNPGDRVMADFAEYVLPNLLRIAIGVTAKGGKFFDEIDQKREAEGKTKVRRDNAADQSLNTHLLNGLFPANLIEKRLENLDTTIRRVVRERERRLVIAGFILHDFEKFPDVPENCRKLPLAEHRQIIDQKIRQLGLDSFINPDNPEDYKEYLDDLLCMAYNAQRRWDTNWNFSEFGLNPVLKDRTIRSLSDLTCLADSLASIIKHPQDAENSRLQEIIHNLSDGQLKFTYHSIAENRGVLTNVVNNAVIQAYTSLNSDENTYYEPLLYLPTGVIYLAARNAPPISAKDLPDLVVNNIKSLCAGQLKLRQTGFGRDGKGMKYAEYYNLFFDSPSLMQVALDATLRILSSNKASVAKSRSENLVKFQKQGVLPAEFDFNFADDIRIDQIAEFGDLVSRKIWDETVNGIEAIRKKDKKLPEIPALDLTHKVAKFWNLAKYLPQIRHIQCINESLKENKLKGNTGGVPYEWYYLAAKYLEEHPGIEDVRETCKQVIDYLTDLISPILGQYKLPDGWDDLRQWVSRVVMLPTTNQQPSSQNQTENFLNELNNYNAAKKPGRGRQLICSISHSAYTVTEQMESAVLFTPQVYTNKQMLGGSNAKRNISSIAGVEMMLRQILMNQTQAVGKRFEDGKYRYLYFYPTYYFTPETNKFLQTAYSGIAQTRFDTTVRNHFITKDLQAHLDKENYQSVDTFLIDENLDTEKDRTFKLSYPEDQPLTFYFMALPPGRDSTDTESWVMPSWLAFAFPMILDVKTVVSESPIPPFNDGAEFEESVFLDSAPHAFRALVRRDRFRLDYILEGWNENGTQYPAPLNVLTAAYAIHLDVNARQGKSGYDANWGRFTELAKDFETSPLYVFSYLNRWVRNQGVETARIEKIRLYTYHFYPCFDPYAKFDHTNEELIVGEESSLNHPKKLTELYRRFYRANKRYNPKSNAVLKPIDIAAETILKAELSVFNGETLVAAVAAEVFKLMDRVHSSTAEGRWVMSKREEERQAVLDFARYFVVEVFEKSFAGDRARLAGRQLNLIRDTCEFLYRLEDDKENAVKDEKSTEPDNENE from the coding sequence ATGATAATTGGTTATCAGGTGATTTTGGTTTTGATAGTGATAGCGATCGCACTATTGAAACTCAAGGACAATTACTCACACTTAGGCTATTGCGTGAAGCTATTCAGGCACAAAATCCAGGCGATCGAGTCATGGCGGATTTTGCCGAGTATGTTTTACCCAATCTCTTGCGGATAGCAATTGGTGTGACTGCTAAAGGTGGTAAATTCTTTGATGAAATTGACCAAAAACGAGAAGCGGAAGGTAAAACTAAAGTTAGGCGAGATAACGCTGCCGATCAATCGCTAAATACACACTTACTTAATGGTTTATTTCCTGCAAATTTAATTGAAAAGCGGTTAGAAAATCTTGATACAACTATCCGGCGGGTAGTACGAGAACGAGAACGACGCTTAGTAATTGCTGGTTTCATTTTACATGACTTTGAAAAATTTCCTGATGTCCCAGAAAATTGCCGCAAGTTACCGTTAGCAGAACATCGCCAAATTATTGATCAAAAAATCAGACAGTTAGGACTTGATAGCTTTATAAATCCAGATAATCCAGAAGATTACAAAGAGTATTTAGATGACTTATTGTGCATGGCTTACAATGCACAGCGCCGCTGGGATACTAACTGGAATTTTTCTGAATTTGGGTTAAATCCCGTTCTCAAAGACCGTACAATTCGTAGTTTATCAGATTTAACTTGTTTGGCTGATTCTCTCGCCTCAATTATTAAACATCCGCAAGATGCAGAAAATTCCAGACTGCAAGAAATTATTCATAATCTTAGTGATGGGCAATTAAAATTTACTTATCACAGTATTGCTGAAAATAGGGGTGTTTTAACCAATGTTGTGAATAATGCTGTAATTCAAGCTTATACTAGCCTCAATAGCGATGAGAATACATACTATGAACCTTTACTATATCTGCCAACAGGCGTGATTTACTTAGCTGCGCGTAATGCTCCTCCTATCTCAGCAAAAGATTTACCAGACCTTGTAGTTAACAATATTAAATCCCTTTGTGCAGGACAATTAAAACTGAGGCAAACAGGTTTTGGTAGAGATGGTAAAGGCATGAAATATGCCGAATATTACAACTTATTTTTTGATTCTCCAAGCTTAATGCAAGTGGCTTTAGATGCAACGTTACGCATTTTAAGTTCTAATAAAGCATCTGTTGCCAAAAGTCGCAGTGAAAATTTAGTCAAGTTTCAAAAACAAGGAGTTTTACCTGCTGAATTTGATTTTAATTTTGCTGATGATATCCGTATTGATCAAATAGCAGAATTTGGTGATTTAGTAAGTCGCAAGATTTGGGATGAAACCGTTAATGGTATTGAAGCAATTCGCAAAAAAGATAAAAAATTACCAGAAATACCTGCTCTTGATTTAACTCATAAGGTAGCTAAATTCTGGAATTTAGCAAAATATCTCCCTCAGATTCGCCACATTCAGTGCATTAATGAAAGTCTGAAAGAAAACAAGTTAAAAGGTAATACTGGTGGAGTACCTTATGAATGGTACTATCTCGCAGCTAAGTATCTCGAAGAACATCCAGGTATTGAAGATGTACGAGAAACTTGCAAGCAAGTTATTGACTACTTGACAGATTTAATCTCTCCAATACTGGGACAGTATAAATTACCTGATGGTTGGGACGATTTAAGACAATGGGTATCAAGAGTTGTCATGTTACCAACTACAAATCAACAACCATCATCTCAAAATCAAACTGAGAATTTTCTTAATGAGTTAAATAACTACAATGCTGCTAAAAAACCAGGAAGAGGGAGACAATTAATTTGTTCAATTTCTCACTCTGCTTACACAGTGACTGAGCAGATGGAATCAGCAGTTTTGTTTACACCGCAAGTTTATACCAACAAACAAATGTTGGGTGGTTCTAATGCCAAGCGCAATATTTCTAGCATTGCAGGTGTAGAAATGATGCTGAGGCAAATTTTGATGAATCAAACTCAAGCAGTAGGTAAAAGATTTGAAGATGGTAAATATCGCTATCTCTACTTTTATCCGACTTATTACTTCACACCAGAAACTAATAAGTTTTTGCAGACAGCTTACAGTGGAATTGCTCAAACTCGCTTTGATACTACCGTCCGCAATCATTTCATCACTAAAGACTTACAGGCACATTTAGATAAGGAAAATTATCAAAGTGTGGATACTTTCTTAATAGATGAAAATCTAGATACTGAAAAAGACCGTACATTTAAGCTTTCTTATCCTGAAGATCAGCCTTTAACATTTTACTTCATGGCGCTACCACCAGGGCGAGACAGCACTGATACAGAATCTTGGGTAATGCCTAGCTGGTTAGCGTTTGCTTTTCCGATGATTTTAGATGTTAAAACAGTGGTTTCTGAGTCGCCAATTCCACCTTTTAATGATGGTGCGGAATTTGAAGAAAGCGTTTTTCTTGACAGTGCGCCTCATGCCTTTCGCGCTTTGGTAAGAAGAGACAGGTTTCGTTTAGACTACATCCTTGAAGGTTGGAATGAAAACGGTACTCAATATCCAGCACCCTTAAATGTCTTAACTGCTGCTTACGCCATTCACTTAGATGTGAATGCGCGACAAGGAAAGTCTGGTTACGATGCCAACTGGGGAAGATTTACGGAACTAGCAAAGGACTTTGAAACTAGTCCGCTTTACGTCTTTTCTTATCTCAATCGTTGGGTGCGTAACCAGGGAGTAGAAACAGCCAGAATTGAAAAAATTCGGCTTTATACCTATCATTTTTATCCTTGTTTTGACCCTTATGCAAAATTTGACCATACCAATGAGGAATTAATTGTGGGAGAAGAATCAAGTCTCAATCATCCGAAGAAATTAACAGAGCTTTATCGCCGCTTTTATAGAGCGAATAAGCGTTATAATCCCAAATCTAATGCAGTTTTGAAACCGATTGATATTGCGGCTGAAACTATACTCAAAGCTGAGTTAAGCGTGTTTAATGGAGAAACATTAGTTGCGGCTGTTGCAGCAGAAGTTTTTAAACTCATGGATCGCGTTCATTCTTCTACTGCTGAAGGGCGCTGGGTAATGAGTAAACGGGAGGAAGAACGACAAGCAGTTCTAGATTTTGCACGGTATTTTGTAGTGGAAGTATTTGAGAAATCATTTGCAGGCGATCGCGCTCGTTTGGCAGGGCGTCAACTCAACTTAATTCGAGATACTTGTGAGTTCCTATATCGCCTGGAAGATGATAAAGAAAACGCAGTCAAAGATGAAAAATCTACTGAACCAGACAATGAAAATGAGTAG
- the cas5d gene encoding type I-D CRISPR-associated protein Cas5/Csc1: MAIIYRCQLELHDSLYYATREIGRLYETEPIIHNYALCYALGLVDSEKYSTTVPEEHSYRYFCPEQVPKYEEHLTRLNQQAIYVTPARSLNHSAILNTWKYANNNYHVEMEKTQKNIPSFGRAKEIAPESQFEFFVIAQKQLKLPKWIRLGKWMSKAEVTVEQLPSPKIQEDVFTCHHPLNPLDVMFTNRVISYDVVNMPPVSLIQNVKMQGKYYQFDSIKDLRIPAQMEYRFRS, encoded by the coding sequence ATGGCAATTATTTACCGCTGTCAATTAGAACTACACGACAGCCTCTATTACGCAACTCGTGAAATAGGGCGATTGTATGAAACAGAACCAATCATTCACAATTACGCCCTCTGTTATGCACTAGGATTAGTTGATAGTGAAAAATATTCAACAACTGTCCCTGAAGAACATTCCTACCGCTACTTTTGCCCTGAACAAGTGCCAAAATATGAAGAACATTTAACGCGCCTTAATCAACAGGCTATTTACGTTACTCCGGCGCGATCGCTTAATCATTCTGCCATTCTCAACACCTGGAAGTATGCCAATAACAACTATCACGTTGAGATGGAGAAAACCCAAAAGAATATTCCTAGCTTTGGCAGAGCAAAAGAAATTGCGCCAGAAAGTCAATTTGAATTTTTTGTGATTGCTCAAAAGCAACTTAAACTACCAAAATGGATTCGCCTGGGAAAATGGATGAGCAAAGCTGAAGTGACGGTTGAACAATTGCCATCACCTAAAATCCAAGAAGATGTATTTACTTGCCATCATCCCTTAAATCCTTTAGATGTGATGTTCACTAATCGAGTTATAAGTTACGACGTGGTAAATATGCCTCCAGTTAGCCTCATCCAAAATGTAAAAATGCAAGGAAAATACTACCAATTTGATAGTATTAAAGACTTGAGAATTCCAGCGCAAATGGAATATCGTTTTCGCAGTTAA
- the cas4 gene encoding CRISPR-associated protein Cas4 produces the protein MKNQITSVSSVSLADYIPIAALNQYTYCPHRCWRMFCAGEFIHNQYTIEGTSLHDRVHTVGEGNREEIWQIRAIWLKSEQYKLIGKADLIEAEKDEWYPVEYKRGRKGEWDNDELQVCAQALCLEEMTGQSVSSGYIYYAHSHQRQLVEITDELRQSAIATIEAVQTLLFTGAMPKPVKTKRCDGCSLYSSCLPQAGEKLGRYQEAS, from the coding sequence ATGAAAAATCAAATAACTTCAGTCTCTTCAGTATCCTTAGCTGACTACATTCCTATTGCAGCATTAAACCAATATACCTATTGCCCGCACCGCTGTTGGCGAATGTTTTGTGCAGGAGAATTTATTCATAACCAATACACGATTGAAGGTACGAGTTTACACGATCGCGTCCACACAGTTGGAGAAGGAAATCGAGAAGAAATTTGGCAAATAAGGGCAATTTGGCTGAAATCTGAACAATACAAACTCATTGGGAAAGCGGATTTAATCGAAGCCGAAAAGGACGAATGGTATCCAGTTGAATATAAACGGGGACGAAAAGGCGAATGGGATAACGATGAACTACAAGTCTGCGCTCAAGCGTTGTGTTTGGAAGAAATGACAGGGCAAAGTGTTAGCAGTGGCTATATCTACTACGCACACTCGCACCAACGCCAGTTAGTCGAAATTACTGATGAACTGCGTCAAAGCGCGATCGCTACCATCGAAGCCGTTCAAACACTGCTATTTACAGGTGCGATGCCAAAACCTGTCAAAACCAAACGCTGTGACGGATGCAGTCTTTACTCATCATGTTTGCCCCAAGCTGGTGAGAAACTAGGGCGCTATCAAGAAGCCAGCTAA
- the cas7d gene encoding type I-D CRISPR-associated protein Cas7/Csc2, which translates to MSFLKTIDSKLFQVEIPYKPMGKYVHFLTIRITESYPLFQTDGELNKARVRAGVKDKTTISRLSMFKRKQSTPERLVGRELLRNYGLMTAEECQYNVNFAMDNPDCIIYGFAIGDSGSEKSKVVVDTAFSITAFDESHETFTLNAPFENGTMASKGENGSKPGEVTSRINQQDHIIPQVFFPSIVTLKDPTEASFLYVFNNILRTRHYGAQTTRTGRVRNELIGVVFADGEITSNLRWTQAIYDQMKVNNTLNPPDPLDEDDVITAAKSAVEVLMADEFIVHTDFIGDAFTPLLNEVKTLTGSEKGIQAILQKADAEAKAYANKHISKKKTAAKAG; encoded by the coding sequence ATGTCATTTCTAAAAACCATTGATTCCAAATTATTTCAAGTTGAAATTCCCTACAAGCCGATGGGGAAATATGTCCATTTTTTAACTATTCGCATTACCGAATCTTATCCTTTATTTCAAACAGATGGAGAACTTAATAAAGCACGGGTAAGAGCCGGAGTAAAAGATAAAACTACTATTAGCCGTCTGTCAATGTTCAAGCGTAAGCAGTCTACACCAGAGCGTTTAGTTGGGCGTGAATTACTACGTAACTATGGCTTGATGACTGCTGAAGAATGCCAATATAACGTAAATTTTGCAATGGATAATCCTGATTGTATTATTTACGGATTTGCTATTGGTGACTCTGGTTCTGAAAAATCAAAAGTAGTAGTAGACACGGCATTTTCAATTACAGCTTTTGATGAGTCTCACGAAACTTTTACTCTCAATGCTCCTTTTGAAAATGGTACAATGGCTTCTAAGGGTGAAAATGGTTCAAAACCTGGTGAAGTTACTAGTCGAATTAATCAGCAAGACCACATCATACCTCAAGTTTTCTTCCCTAGTATTGTCACGCTAAAAGACCCTACTGAGGCTAGTTTTCTTTACGTTTTTAATAATATCTTACGAACTCGCCATTACGGAGCACAAACAACTCGTACAGGTCGTGTTAGAAATGAGTTAATTGGTGTTGTATTTGCAGATGGAGAAATTACGAGTAATCTGCGATGGACTCAAGCAATATACGACCAGATGAAGGTTAATAATACTTTAAATCCACCAGATCCTCTGGATGAAGATGATGTAATTACTGCTGCTAAAAGTGCGGTTGAGGTATTGATGGCTGATGAATTTATCGTTCATACTGACTTCATTGGTGATGCTTTTACACCTCTGCTTAATGAAGTTAAGACTCTCACAGGAAGCGAGAAAGGAATTCAAGCAATTTTGCAAAAAGCTGATGCTGAAGCTAAAGCTTATGCCAATAAACATATCAGTAAGAAGAAAACTGCTGCCAAAGCGGGGTAA
- the cas2 gene encoding CRISPR-associated endonuclease Cas2 has translation MNIVVSYDISEDKRRTKIHKVLKSYGQWVQYSVFECQLNDTQYAKLRSRLNKLIKPDTDSIRFYFMCACCFGKVERIGGEQPRDENIFFAECADG, from the coding sequence ATGAATATTGTTGTGTCCTACGATATTTCTGAAGACAAGCGCCGCACAAAAATCCACAAAGTTCTCAAGTCGTATGGGCAGTGGGTGCAGTATAGCGTCTTTGAGTGCCAGCTTAATGATACTCAATATGCAAAATTGCGATCGCGCCTCAACAAGTTAATTAAACCTGATACTGATAGTATTCGCTTTTACTTTATGTGCGCCTGCTGTTTTGGTAAAGTCGAACGTATCGGTGGTGAACAACCCCGCGATGAAAATATTTTCTTTGCCGAATGCGCGGATGGGTAG
- a CDS encoding 2OG-Fe(II) oxygenase, with protein MKHYQLQPNAFPSNYLNDLWGEIQACPYFTINNLNRDFVGTKGFSVVFVRSHLPQVVQQFPYFKPYLDLALQANCNAFYLNPLLLKEGSRVDPHIDRSLRSYCKTIEPPAVVSVLYVRVPPDMEGGELVLRSPKRQLGQIKPQVNTLLYFQGDLTHSVNAVKTPGNRLSLVCEQYSLSEAELQEIPVFTVESRSSQSPKKKQKYAP; from the coding sequence GTGAAACACTACCAACTACAACCCAACGCCTTCCCCAGCAACTATCTCAACGACTTATGGGGAGAAATCCAGGCTTGTCCTTACTTTACTATCAACAACCTCAACCGCGATTTTGTCGGTACTAAGGGATTTTCTGTGGTGTTTGTGCGATCGCATCTTCCACAAGTAGTACAGCAGTTCCCATACTTCAAGCCTTATCTAGACTTGGCTCTCCAGGCAAATTGTAATGCTTTTTACCTCAATCCTTTACTGCTCAAAGAAGGCTCCCGCGTCGATCCGCATATTGATCGCTCTTTGCGATCATACTGCAAAACCATTGAACCACCTGCTGTAGTTAGTGTTCTCTATGTTCGCGTACCACCGGATATGGAGGGAGGAGAACTAGTACTGCGATCGCCCAAACGTCAACTGGGGCAAATTAAGCCTCAAGTAAATACTTTACTGTACTTTCAGGGTGATTTAACCCATTCTGTCAACGCTGTCAAAACCCCAGGAAATCGTTTGAGCTTGGTTTGTGAACAGTATAGTTTGAGCGAAGCTGAACTCCAAGAAATTCCTGTGTTTACTGTCGAATCAAGAAGCTCTCAGTCTCCAAAAAAGAAACAAAAGTATGCCCCATAG
- the cas1d gene encoding type I-D CRISPR-associated endonuclease Cas1d, with the protein MGTVYITQEDAFIGKIDERLNVKFDKKTILDVPLIKVDGVVVLGRATISPATISELLERHIPLTFLTENGRYLGRLEPEVTKNIFVRKAQWQAAGESVQAIHVVQAFVRGKLKNYRNSLIRRQRECSDLDLSENVTRIEQAIAPIDTTQSINSLRGLEGTGSAAYFGCFNQLIRAKEFTFNSRIRRPPTDPVNSLLSFGYSLLRHDVQGAVNIVGFDPYLGYLHCDRYGRPSLALDVMEEFRPLVVDAVVLSALNKGLLTSTDFVTEPLSGAVSLTPEGRKTFLRLYAQKKQSEFKHPVIGRKCTYQEAFELQARLLAKYLMGETEKYPPLVLK; encoded by the coding sequence ATGGGTACAGTTTACATTACTCAAGAAGATGCTTTTATCGGTAAAATTGATGAACGTCTCAACGTCAAATTTGATAAAAAGACAATTTTAGATGTGCCGTTAATTAAAGTAGATGGTGTTGTAGTTTTAGGACGTGCTACGATTTCACCTGCGACAATTTCTGAACTACTTGAGCGCCACATCCCTCTGACTTTTCTCACAGAAAATGGTCGTTATTTGGGGCGATTAGAACCAGAAGTAACTAAAAATATTTTTGTACGTAAGGCACAATGGCAAGCAGCTGGTGAGTCAGTCCAAGCCATTCACGTAGTTCAAGCATTTGTACGCGGTAAACTGAAAAACTATCGAAACAGCCTTATCCGCCGTCAGCGTGAATGTTCAGATTTAGATTTATCAGAAAATGTCACGCGTATAGAACAAGCAATTGCACCTATTGACACAACTCAAAGTATTAATTCACTTCGTGGTTTAGAAGGTACGGGTAGTGCAGCTTATTTTGGCTGCTTCAACCAACTCATTCGCGCAAAAGAATTTACTTTTAACAGCCGCATCCGTCGCCCACCAACTGATCCAGTTAATTCCTTACTCAGCTTTGGCTATTCCTTATTGCGGCATGACGTTCAAGGTGCTGTTAATATTGTTGGTTTTGATCCATATTTAGGATACTTGCACTGCGATCGCTATGGTAGACCATCATTGGCATTGGATGTGATGGAAGAGTTTCGTCCCCTCGTAGTAGATGCAGTGGTTTTATCTGCATTAAATAAGGGGCTTTTGACATCTACAGATTTTGTCACAGAACCATTAAGCGGTGCCGTTTCCCTCACTCCAGAAGGACGAAAAACATTCTTGCGCTTATACGCACAGAAAAAGCAATCTGAATTCAAGCATCCGGTAATAGGACGTAAATGTACTTACCAAGAAGCGTTTGAACTGCAAGCGCGGTTACTAGCAAAATATTTGATGGGCGAAACCGAGAAATATCCGCCGTTGGTTTTGAAGTAG
- the cas6 gene encoding CRISPR-associated endoribonuclease Cas6 encodes MPHSLILNLTPQSPIYPEFLSGRHFHALFLTLVSSVDPTLGDYLHSSKADKAFTLSPLQVLREQGRKKFQTLQWEHQKPILAGTSCWWRISLLDDTLFSKLTSLWLNLNPKHPWHLGSANLYITSIQGTPQSTQPWANACTYAQLYEQASGSDRTLDFTFATPVAFRQGGYDTALPSKESVFNSLLSRWNKYSGIEFTNISFESIYPSFFNINTESISNYDSKFIGCVGEISYRILGDVEPLVIKQINALADFALYAGVGRKTTMGMGMLRRG; translated from the coding sequence ATGCCCCATAGCCTCATCCTCAACCTCACTCCCCAATCTCCCATCTACCCTGAATTTCTCAGTGGCAGACATTTCCACGCCCTTTTTCTCACCCTCGTCAGTTCCGTCGATCCAACTTTGGGAGATTACCTGCACTCTTCAAAAGCCGATAAAGCATTCACCCTTTCGCCTTTGCAAGTATTGAGGGAACAGGGTAGGAAAAAATTTCAGACATTGCAATGGGAACATCAAAAACCTATCCTCGCAGGTACTTCCTGCTGGTGGCGCATCTCCCTACTCGATGACACTTTGTTTAGCAAGCTAACTTCACTGTGGCTAAATCTCAACCCTAAGCACCCTTGGCATTTGGGTTCGGCAAATTTATACATTACTAGCATTCAAGGCACGCCGCAATCAACGCAACCTTGGGCAAATGCTTGTACTTACGCTCAATTATATGAGCAAGCATCAGGGAGCGATCGCACTCTTGACTTTACCTTTGCAACACCAGTAGCCTTTCGTCAAGGTGGATACGATACTGCTCTTCCCAGCAAAGAATCTGTTTTCAACAGTCTTCTTAGCCGTTGGAATAAATATAGTGGGATTGAATTTACCAACATTTCCTTTGAATCAATTTATCCCAGTTTTTTTAACATTAATACAGAAAGTATTAGTAACTATGACAGTAAATTTATAGGTTGCGTGGGTGAAATTAGCTATCGCATTTTAGGTGATGTTGAACCGCTAGTAATTAAGCAAATTAATGCTTTAGCTGACTTTGCTTTGTATGCAGGAGTGGGACGGAAAACAACAATGGGTATGGGGATGCTGAGAAGGGGATAA